In Chroogloeocystis siderophila 5.2 s.c.1, a genomic segment contains:
- the corA gene encoding magnesium/cobalt transporter CorA yields the protein MIKTSIQSSASEIKSAREDFFYEQPGSLPGTLSIEEDAPPPVIVLIDYNETHATRKQVSTPEECIPYLDSKSVSWVDVQGLGNEDILQRLGNVFKLHPLLLEDVVNVPQRPKVEDHENQLVIIARMVIPKEHKIGFYSEQVGFVLGKNYLLTVQEEPEHDCFETVRQRIRQNKGTLRKQQADYLLYTLLDSIIDGFFPVLEDYGEVIEDLEEEVVSKPTRKTLEKIYRVRRDLLTLRRAIWPQRDAINSLIRDGSTQISESVRIYLRDCYDHAVQVLDMVETYRELAAGLMDVYLSAVSNRMNEIMKLLTVISSIFIPLTFIAGVYGMNFNTERSPWNMPELNWYWGYPLCLMAMGAIAALLVVFFWRRGWFENYSTIADDTNNKNYGSKINLLWRRSRR from the coding sequence ATGATCAAAACATCAATTCAATCTTCTGCTTCTGAGATAAAGTCCGCCCGTGAAGATTTCTTCTACGAGCAACCTGGAAGTTTACCAGGGACTTTGAGTATCGAGGAAGATGCACCGCCACCAGTTATTGTGCTAATTGACTATAACGAAACTCATGCTACACGTAAACAAGTAAGTACACCAGAAGAATGCATTCCTTACTTAGATAGTAAGTCAGTTTCCTGGGTTGATGTCCAAGGCTTAGGCAATGAAGATATCTTACAAAGATTAGGTAACGTGTTTAAGCTACATCCATTGCTGTTAGAAGACGTTGTTAATGTTCCGCAACGCCCCAAAGTTGAAGATCATGAAAACCAGTTGGTTATTATTGCACGGATGGTGATTCCTAAAGAACACAAGATTGGTTTTTACAGCGAACAAGTGGGCTTTGTCTTAGGCAAAAATTATTTATTGACAGTCCAGGAAGAACCGGAACATGATTGTTTTGAAACTGTAAGACAACGCATTCGCCAAAATAAAGGTACACTGCGCAAACAACAAGCAGATTATTTACTTTACACGCTCTTAGATTCCATTATTGATGGTTTCTTTCCTGTGTTAGAAGATTATGGCGAAGTCATTGAAGATTTAGAAGAAGAAGTTGTTAGTAAACCAACACGTAAAACGTTAGAAAAAATTTATCGCGTCAGAAGAGATTTGTTAACGCTGCGACGCGCAATTTGGCCGCAGAGAGATGCAATTAATTCGTTAATTCGCGATGGTAGTACACAGATTAGCGAAAGCGTCAGAATTTATTTGCGTGACTGTTATGACCATGCAGTACAGGTTTTAGATATGGTAGAAACTTACCGCGAATTAGCAGCAGGTTTAATGGATGTTTATTTATCTGCTGTCAGTAACCGGATGAATGAAATTATGAAATTGCTCACCGTGATTTCATCCATATTTATTCCGTTAACGTTTATTGCTGGGGTGTACGGGATGAATTTTAATACCGAGCGATCACCCTGGAATATGCCGGAATTAAATTGGTATTGGGGCTATCCGCTATGTTTGATGGCTATGGGCGCGATCGCGGCTTTACTTGTCGTCTTTTTCTGGCGACGCGGCTGGTTTGAGAATTATTCCACAATTGCCGATGATACTAATAACAAAAATTACGGTAGCAAAATAAATCTTCTTTGGCGGCGATCGCGTAGATAA
- the rnc gene encoding ribonuclease III, giving the protein MSLSYPRRQKQLQNLVQKLGLPTQAPVQWHLLDLALTHSSVSAQANYEQLEFIGDAVVRLVAAEVLWETYPECPVGEFAAIRSVLVSDRILATLADQYDLGMYLLVAGSATGDKAGEESRLADAFEAVLGALYLSTHNLELVRPWLDLHFKQLAAQIRSDPARLNYKAALQEWTQAHYKILPEYRVQEIPHRGNIHDRFMAQVWLQGRKLGQGTGRSIKAAEQAAAQAAFLALNSQAPEMVKS; this is encoded by the coding sequence ATGAGCTTAAGTTACCCACGTCGTCAGAAGCAATTACAAAACCTTGTACAAAAATTGGGGTTACCAACACAAGCACCAGTACAATGGCACCTTTTAGACTTGGCGCTAACGCATTCAAGTGTTTCAGCGCAAGCGAACTACGAACAGTTAGAATTTATTGGCGATGCGGTGGTACGACTTGTTGCAGCCGAAGTGTTGTGGGAAACGTATCCAGAGTGTCCGGTAGGAGAATTTGCGGCAATTCGTTCAGTTTTGGTGAGCGATCGCATTTTGGCAACTTTAGCTGACCAATACGATTTGGGAATGTACTTGTTAGTTGCAGGTAGCGCGACGGGAGATAAAGCTGGAGAAGAATCGCGCTTAGCCGATGCTTTTGAAGCAGTACTCGGAGCTTTGTATCTTAGCACTCATAATTTAGAGTTAGTACGCCCTTGGCTAGACCTTCATTTTAAACAGCTTGCTGCTCAAATTCGCTCAGATCCTGCGCGACTTAACTATAAAGCTGCTTTACAAGAATGGACGCAAGCCCATTATAAAATTTTACCAGAGTACCGCGTACAAGAAATCCCTCATCGCGGCAACATTCACGATCGCTTCATGGCTCAAGTGTGGCTCCAAGGACGCAAATTAGGGCAAGGTACAGGCAGATCGATCAAAGCTGCGGAACAAGCTGCGGCACAGGCTGCGTTTTTAGCACTGAATAGTCAAGCGCCAGAAATGGTTAAGAGCTAG
- a CDS encoding RibD family protein, with protein MADNSQKRPHTTVVLAMSADGKIADIKRSPARFSSSVDQAHLEKQLATADAVLFGAGTLRTYGTTISISHPQLLQQRLEQNLPPQPLQIVASLSADIDPQIRFFRQQVSRWLLTTTPGARHWHEGAEFERILVCEAPAANGIDWVSALQQLADLGISRLAVIGGGELIASLIADDLIDEFWLTICPLILGGVHAPTPVEGTGFPSEQLAPRLELLSAEVIEQEVFLHYRRQRTED; from the coding sequence ATGGCGGATAACAGTCAAAAAAGACCTCACACTACAGTAGTTTTGGCGATGAGTGCGGATGGCAAAATTGCTGATATCAAGCGATCGCCTGCCCGCTTTTCCTCATCAGTCGATCAAGCACATTTAGAAAAGCAACTCGCAACCGCTGATGCAGTACTATTTGGTGCGGGGACTCTCAGAACTTACGGCACCACTATAAGTATTTCGCATCCTCAATTACTCCAACAACGCTTAGAGCAAAATTTACCACCCCAGCCCCTGCAAATCGTCGCTTCTTTATCCGCTGATATCGATCCGCAAATTCGTTTTTTTCGCCAACAAGTCAGCCGCTGGTTACTCACAACAACTCCTGGTGCTCGACACTGGCACGAAGGTGCAGAATTTGAGCGAATTTTGGTTTGCGAAGCGCCTGCGGCAAATGGTATCGATTGGGTCAGCGCGTTACAACAACTTGCCGACTTGGGGATATCGCGTCTAGCAGTAATTGGTGGTGGCGAACTGATCGCTTCACTCATTGCAGACGATTTGATCGACGAATTTTGGCTGACGATCTGTCCGCTGATTTTAGGTGGTGTTCATGCTCCTACCCCCGTCGAAGGAACAGGGTTTCCTTCAGAGCAGTTAGCGCCTCGTTTAGAGCTACTCTCAGCTGAAGTCATCGAGCAAGAAGTCTTTTTACACTATCGACGGCAACGTACAGAAGATTAG
- a CDS encoding Uma2 family endonuclease, with product MVKHLPHLQSSSTQNLPPLESGDRLTRYEFERRYHAMPHLKKAELIEGVVYLPSPLRFEPHAEPHGNLITWLGVYKAMTPGVRMGDNPTVRLDLDNEPQPDAVLLINEVAGGRSRLSEDGYIEGAPELVAEVAASSAAYDLYDKKTVYRRNGVQEYIVWQVLDQKLDWFVLQDEEYILQEPDDGIIQSKVFPGLWLAVLSLLEGDMATVLTVVQKGLRSPEHAAFVEQLKHPSTECDL from the coding sequence ATGGTAAAACACTTACCTCACCTGCAATCGAGTTCTACACAGAACCTACCACCACTTGAAAGTGGCGATCGCCTCACTCGGTACGAATTTGAGCGGCGCTATCATGCCATGCCACACTTGAAAAAAGCTGAACTGATTGAAGGAGTCGTATACTTGCCATCGCCGCTACGATTTGAACCTCATGCTGAACCGCATGGAAATTTAATCACTTGGCTTGGAGTTTATAAAGCAATGACTCCAGGTGTGCGGATGGGGGATAATCCCACAGTACGGCTTGATTTAGATAATGAACCTCAACCTGATGCTGTACTTTTAATTAATGAAGTTGCAGGAGGGCGATCGCGCTTAAGCGAGGATGGCTATATTGAAGGCGCACCAGAACTCGTCGCAGAAGTTGCTGCTAGTAGTGCAGCTTATGATTTATATGACAAGAAAACCGTTTATCGCCGCAATGGCGTTCAAGAATATATTGTTTGGCAAGTGCTAGACCAAAAATTAGATTGGTTCGTGCTACAGGATGAAGAGTATATCCTACAGGAACCAGATGATGGCATCATCCAAAGTAAGGTATTTCCAGGTCTATGGTTGGCAGTTTTATCACTACTTGAAGGAGATATGGCAACAGTGCTGACAGTAGTGCAGAAGGGATTGCGATCGCCCGAACACGCAGCGTTTGTGGAGCAGTTGAAGCACCCCTCTACCGAGTGTGACCTATGA
- a CDS encoding TonB-dependent siderophore receptor, producing MMAGLEEITAGELLIDGQQVNDVPLDKRGLAMVFQTYALYPHMTDIFRFQDKIDSLGIYLQDQIAITNNLKFLLSGRFDIINQNSSFNGVESQQQDQAFTPRLGVVYQPLEPLSLYASFSQSFTPNSATTVDGELLSPERGTQFDGRLTANLAAYNLSKRNIAVADPNNTDFSIAVGEQRSRGIELDVIGEISPG from the coding sequence ATGATGGCTGGACTTGAAGAAATCACTGCTGGTGAATTGCTGATTGATGGTCAGCAAGTAAATGATGTCCCGCTGGATAAACGCGGCTTGGCGATGGTGTTTCAAACGTATGCTTTGTATCCGCATATGACGGATATATTTCGGTTTCAAGACAAGATAGATAGTTTGGGCATCTATCTTCAGGATCAAATCGCAATTACCAACAATTTAAAGTTTTTGCTCAGTGGACGATTTGATATTATCAATCAAAACTCTAGCTTCAACGGTGTAGAGTCACAGCAGCAAGATCAAGCCTTTACCCCGCGCCTTGGCGTTGTGTATCAACCGCTCGAACCATTGTCTTTGTATGCTAGTTTTAGCCAATCGTTTACGCCCAATTCCGCCACAACTGTAGATGGTGAGTTGCTCTCACCTGAACGCGGGACTCAGTTTGACGGTAGATTAACCGCAAATTTAGCTGCTTACAACCTGAGCAAGCGCAATATTGCTGTAGCTGACCCTAATAATACTGATTTCAGCATTGCCGTCGGAGAACAACGAAGCCGAGGAATTGAGTTAGATGTCATTGGCGAGATTTCGCCTGGTTAG
- a CDS encoding tetratricopeptide repeat protein, with amino-acid sequence MKSKTKKRLYFIFGLCSVAIVCPTIFYSVAKAQENSGCLTVEPSGQVTIINGLCSPSSQGQELGTMAKAEEFFQRGRELDRKGQSQEAIAEYTKAIQIDPNYAQAYFYRSNLLALGGQPQKAIEDAQKAAAILESREELEGAAAMREHAEMIRQGIEDGEW; translated from the coding sequence ATGAAATCAAAAACAAAAAAGCGCCTTTACTTTATATTCGGCTTATGTTCTGTGGCTATCGTCTGCCCCACAATTTTTTATTCTGTAGCGAAAGCTCAAGAAAATTCAGGTTGCCTTACAGTTGAACCATCAGGACAGGTCACGATTATAAATGGTTTGTGTAGTCCAAGTAGTCAAGGACAAGAATTAGGAACTATGGCTAAAGCCGAAGAATTTTTCCAGCGTGGGCGTGAATTGGATAGAAAAGGTCAGTCCCAAGAGGCAATTGCTGAATACACTAAGGCAATTCAGATCGATCCTAACTATGCGCAGGCTTATTTTTACCGAAGTAATCTTCTGGCATTAGGAGGACAACCTCAAAAGGCAATTGAGGATGCACAAAAAGCTGCGGCTATCCTTGAATCTAGAGAAGAGTTAGAAGGGGCAGCAGCGATGCGGGAACATGCAGAAATGATTCGGCAAGGCATTGAAGACGGTGAATGGTGA
- a CDS encoding GNAT family N-acetyltransferase, translating to MVEQLKPRYLSVAWINHIAEVPQTEWDALAIPLATPFFEWDWLHNLESSGSAVAQAGWLPNHLTVWRDRSLIAAAPLYLKGHSYGEFVFDHQWADLAQRIGVQYYPKLLGMSPFTPATGYRFLIAPGEDEDEITELMVRAIDTFCAKNRISACHFLYVEPQWQSVLERHGFTTWINHSYVWQNQGFQTFDDYLAVFNANQRRNIKRERKAVATNGLRLQPLTGDQIPKSMFPLMYNFYADTCDKFGWWGSKYLTKKFFEQLHANYRHRVVFFAAYSDRDPRQPLGMSFCLTKGDRLYGRYWGSFQEIDCLHFDACYYAPIEWAISRGIQIFDPGAGGRHKKRRGFPASPNYSLHRFYNSRLEQILSSYIREANEYEQLEIEAINAELPYNQVREGDK from the coding sequence ATGGTGGAACAACTCAAACCCCGCTACTTATCTGTTGCTTGGATTAATCATATTGCTGAAGTTCCTCAGACTGAATGGGATGCCCTAGCAATACCGTTAGCGACACCATTTTTTGAGTGGGATTGGCTACACAATCTCGAAAGTTCCGGTAGTGCAGTTGCCCAAGCGGGTTGGTTACCTAATCATTTAACGGTGTGGCGCGATCGCTCGTTGATTGCCGCCGCACCACTGTATCTTAAAGGTCATAGCTACGGTGAATTTGTCTTCGATCACCAATGGGCAGATTTAGCACAACGAATCGGCGTACAATACTATCCTAAACTCTTGGGAATGTCACCTTTTACACCCGCGACAGGCTATCGCTTTTTAATCGCTCCAGGAGAAGATGAAGATGAAATTACTGAGTTGATGGTGCGGGCAATTGACACTTTTTGCGCCAAAAACCGTATTTCTGCTTGTCATTTTCTCTACGTCGAGCCTCAATGGCAAAGTGTTTTAGAACGTCATGGTTTCACAACTTGGATTAACCATAGCTATGTCTGGCAAAATCAAGGTTTTCAAACCTTTGATGATTATTTAGCTGTATTTAATGCAAATCAACGGCGGAATATTAAACGCGAACGCAAAGCTGTCGCAACTAATGGCTTGCGATTGCAGCCACTTACTGGTGATCAAATTCCCAAATCGATGTTTCCGTTGATGTACAATTTTTATGCTGATACCTGCGACAAATTTGGTTGGTGGGGTAGTAAGTACCTGACAAAAAAGTTTTTTGAGCAACTACACGCGAATTATCGGCATCGAGTTGTGTTTTTTGCTGCGTATAGCGATCGCGATCCGCGTCAACCTTTAGGGATGTCGTTTTGTTTAACGAAAGGCGATCGCTTGTACGGGCGCTATTGGGGAAGTTTCCAAGAAATCGATTGCTTGCACTTTGACGCTTGCTACTATGCACCCATTGAGTGGGCAATTTCCCGTGGTATTCAAATCTTTGATCCTGGTGCGGGGGGACGTCACAAAAAACGTCGTGGCTTTCCTGCAAGTCCAAATTACAGTTTGCACCGCTTTTATAATTCTCGTCTTGAGCAAATTTTGTCTTCTTATATCCGCGAGGCAAATGAGTACGAACAACTAGAAATTGAGGCGATTAATGCCGAGTTACCTTACAACCAAGTGCGGGAAGGAGACAAATAA
- the groL gene encoding chaperonin GroEL (60 kDa chaperone family; promotes refolding of misfolded polypeptides especially under stressful conditions; forms two stacked rings of heptamers to form a barrel-shaped 14mer; ends can be capped by GroES; misfolded proteins enter the barrel where they are refolded when GroES binds) yields MAKIVAFDEESRRALERGVNALADAVKITLGPKGRNVLLEKKFGTPQIVNDGITVAKEIELEDPLENTGARLIQEVASKTKDVAGDGTTTATVLAQAMIREGLKNVAAGANPVAVRRGMEKTIDMLVAEIAAAAKPVEGGAIAQVATVSAGNDEEVGAMIAEAMERVTKDGVITVEESKSLTTDLEVVEGMQLDRGYISPYFITDNERMVVDFENPRILITDKKISTIQDLIPVLEKVARAGQPLLIIAEDVDGEALATLVVNKARGVLNVCAIKAPGFGDRRKEMLRDIAVLTGGQVISEEVGLSLDDASLEMMGVARKVTIDKEATTIVAGGDNKDDVQKRIAQIRRQLEESDSEYDKEKLQERIAKLAGGVAVIKVGAATETELKDRKLRIEDALNATKAAVEEGIVPGGGTMLIHLSTKVEDIKNSLNDEEKIGADIVKRSLEAPLRQMADNAGVEGSVIVEKVRETEFNIGYNAATGEFQDLIAAGILDPAKVVRSALQNAGSIAGMVLTTEALVVEKPEKKAAAAPDMGGMGGMGGMGGMGGMGMM; encoded by the coding sequence GGACCAAAAGGGCGTAACGTCCTACTTGAAAAGAAATTTGGTACACCCCAGATTGTTAACGATGGAATTACCGTTGCTAAGGAAATTGAACTTGAAGATCCGCTAGAAAATACTGGTGCGCGCCTAATTCAAGAAGTCGCATCGAAAACAAAGGACGTTGCAGGCGACGGAACAACTACCGCCACCGTTTTAGCCCAAGCAATGATTCGAGAAGGCTTAAAGAACGTTGCAGCCGGTGCAAATCCTGTTGCAGTACGGCGTGGGATGGAAAAAACCATCGATATGTTAGTCGCAGAAATTGCCGCAGCAGCCAAGCCAGTAGAAGGCGGTGCGATCGCGCAAGTCGCAACCGTTTCTGCGGGTAACGATGAGGAAGTCGGCGCCATGATTGCCGAAGCAATGGAGCGCGTGACGAAAGATGGTGTAATTACCGTAGAAGAGTCTAAATCGCTGACGACTGATCTTGAAGTTGTTGAAGGGATGCAACTTGATCGCGGTTACATTTCACCTTACTTCATCACCGACAACGAACGGATGGTTGTCGATTTTGAAAATCCGCGTATTCTAATTACTGACAAAAAAATCAGTACAATTCAAGATTTAATTCCTGTTTTAGAAAAAGTCGCGCGCGCAGGTCAACCGTTATTAATCATCGCAGAAGACGTAGACGGCGAAGCTTTGGCAACCTTGGTCGTGAATAAAGCCAGAGGAGTCCTCAACGTTTGCGCGATCAAAGCCCCTGGATTTGGCGATCGCCGTAAGGAAATGCTACGCGATATCGCGGTTCTCACAGGCGGACAAGTCATTTCCGAGGAAGTTGGACTAAGTTTAGACGATGCTTCCTTAGAGATGATGGGCGTTGCACGCAAAGTCACAATCGATAAAGAAGCAACAACCATCGTTGCTGGTGGCGACAACAAAGACGACGTGCAAAAACGAATCGCGCAAATTCGTCGGCAACTCGAAGAATCTGACTCCGAATATGATAAAGAAAAACTCCAAGAGCGAATTGCGAAACTCGCAGGTGGAGTTGCTGTGATTAAAGTCGGCGCAGCGACAGAAACCGAACTCAAAGATCGCAAACTGCGGATTGAAGACGCGCTGAACGCGACAAAAGCAGCGGTAGAAGAAGGTATTGTTCCAGGCGGCGGTACAATGCTGATTCACCTTTCGACCAAAGTCGAAGACATCAAAAATAGCCTCAACGACGAAGAAAAAATTGGAGCCGATATTGTCAAGCGATCGCTCGAAGCCCCCCTGCGCCAAATGGCGGATAATGCAGGCGTTGAAGGCTCTGTCATCGTCGAAAAAGTTCGCGAAACCGAATTTAATATTGGCTACAACGCTGCAACAGGCGAATTTCAAGACTTAATTGCGGCTGGAATTCTTGACCCTGCGAAAGTTGTACGTTCAGCACTGCAAAATGCTGGTTCAATTGCTGGAATGGTACTCACAACCGAAGCACTCGTTGTAGAAAAACCTGAGAAGAAAGCTGCTGCTGCTCCTGACATGGGCGGTATGGGCGGTATGGGTGGTATGGGCGGTATGGGTGGTATGGGAATGATGTAA
- a CDS encoding ATP-binding protein, whose product MAKPGQSSFRRILLSRILLLSVPVLLIGEAVAFRKARSILLETARQNLTESAVRKGESIEDAIAALKAISITASQTQILQAGTAAQKQQYLDQLASQLPDYVQCVHLKEAQSQKQIASTCGNVWANTKALLPTPQTRSPLDTPIKVTALLPADLPTGAQNLTSGSDSLGQLSLRLSTSVFTPTGQPRYILSIQAALESQEHTRRGSLTGYTVVIAQDGTILAHPLAECVGKNIQQEPDAVRLQRIVENAIAGLQDTQNVSFTKNGAEFLAGYSAISSPIANEPNQYWTILAVTHLDSALYGLREIKIILFVLTIGLLAASLLATRYLARDLARPLEKLRDYALNLQSHHVVERVPHNFKIREFQQLAEALERMVERLTASAEEIETAWEEAQVANQLKSEFLATTSHELRTPLNAIIGCVRLIRDGCCDDREEEMEFLQRADEAAIHLLSIINDLLDVAKIEAGKLSVVLEPTDLQQLLKEVINLQTVHIQQKGLQLVASQGIEPIPVQADPAKLKQVLLNVIGNAVKFTEQGRITISTRLESVTESSPNSSKSRVIVTVEDTGVGIDPALQHKLFRPFVMVDGTTTRKFGGTGLGLAISRNLIELMGGSITLHSAGAGQGTTVAITMPMMDLAPFRSHQVREEPQVFDHLHLPSS is encoded by the coding sequence ATGGCTAAGCCAGGTCAATCATCATTTCGCCGCATTTTGCTGTCGCGAATTTTATTATTAAGCGTACCAGTACTACTCATCGGCGAGGCTGTCGCCTTTAGAAAAGCACGCTCTATCCTACTGGAAACGGCACGCCAAAACCTCACTGAAAGCGCGGTGAGAAAAGGAGAGAGTATTGAAGATGCGATCGCTGCGCTTAAAGCTATCTCAATTACTGCAAGCCAAACGCAAATTCTACAAGCAGGAACAGCCGCACAAAAGCAGCAGTATCTCGATCAATTAGCGTCACAACTTCCTGATTACGTTCAGTGTGTCCACTTAAAAGAAGCACAATCTCAAAAACAAATCGCGAGTACTTGTGGAAATGTTTGGGCTAACACAAAGGCTTTACTACCTACTCCCCAAACGCGATCGCCGTTAGATACCCCAATTAAGGTGACGGCTTTATTACCTGCTGATTTACCTACAGGAGCGCAAAACTTAACATCAGGTAGCGATTCGCTTGGTCAATTGTCCTTACGTTTGTCCACTTCGGTGTTTACTCCCACAGGTCAGCCGCGCTACATCCTAAGTATTCAAGCAGCCTTAGAATCACAAGAACACACACGGCGTGGCTCACTGACAGGCTATACTGTCGTCATCGCGCAAGATGGTACAATTTTGGCACATCCACTCGCCGAGTGCGTTGGAAAAAATATTCAACAAGAACCCGATGCAGTTCGATTGCAAAGAATTGTTGAAAATGCGATCGCTGGACTTCAAGATACGCAAAATGTATCGTTTACTAAAAATGGCGCTGAATTTCTAGCAGGGTATAGTGCAATTTCTAGCCCGATTGCAAATGAGCCGAACCAGTACTGGACCATTTTAGCTGTCACGCACTTAGACAGCGCATTGTATGGTCTACGCGAAATTAAAATTATTCTATTTGTACTAACCATTGGGTTACTGGCTGCTAGTTTACTCGCAACACGATATCTAGCACGCGATTTAGCACGACCTTTAGAAAAATTACGCGACTATGCTTTAAATCTGCAAAGCCACCATGTTGTAGAACGAGTCCCGCATAACTTCAAAATTCGCGAGTTTCAACAACTTGCAGAAGCACTCGAACGAATGGTAGAGCGATTAACCGCATCAGCAGAAGAAATTGAGACAGCTTGGGAAGAAGCTCAAGTAGCAAACCAACTCAAAAGTGAGTTCTTAGCAACAACATCGCACGAACTGAGAACGCCTCTGAACGCGATTATCGGATGTGTTCGCCTTATCCGCGATGGCTGTTGCGATGATCGCGAAGAGGAGATGGAGTTTTTACAACGCGCCGATGAAGCCGCAATTCACCTGTTAAGTATCATTAATGATTTACTTGATGTTGCCAAAATCGAAGCAGGTAAACTATCAGTTGTTTTAGAACCTACCGATTTACAGCAACTGCTCAAAGAGGTAATCAATCTCCAAACTGTTCATATTCAACAAAAAGGTTTACAGCTTGTTGCATCTCAAGGAATCGAACCAATTCCTGTACAAGCCGATCCCGCAAAGCTGAAACAAGTCCTACTCAATGTTATCGGCAATGCGGTTAAGTTTACCGAGCAAGGTAGAATTACGATTAGCACGCGACTAGAATCTGTTACGGAGTCGTCGCCTAATAGTAGTAAATCACGCGTAATTGTTACTGTAGAAGATACAGGCGTAGGCATCGATCCAGCGCTACAACACAAACTATTTCGTCCCTTCGTGATGGTAGATGGCACAACAACGCGCAAATTTGGCGGTACTGGTTTAGGACTAGCAATTTCGCGCAATTTAATCGAGTTAATGGGGGGAAGTATTACGTTACACAGTGCAGGTGCTGGTCAAGGGACAACAGTTGCAATTACGATGCCTATGATGGATTTAGCGCCGTTTCGTTCGCACCAAGTACGCGAAGAACCACAAGTGTTTGACCACTTGCATCTTCCTAGCTCTTAA
- a CDS encoding DUF4346 domain-containing protein: MNQTIESLAAIDNKLSQRHIDLDQSGYFIIYVDREAQLICAKHFTNVIDERGLAVDPETGKVIPARGKVERTHTTVYSGRTAKELCVKILEQTQPCPVTRLDHAAYLGREFVRAENALVSGQEYIQD; encoded by the coding sequence ATGAATCAAACGATTGAATCTTTAGCAGCAATCGATAACAAACTTTCACAGCGTCACATTGACCTTGATCAATCAGGATACTTCATTATTTATGTGGATCGCGAAGCTCAGTTAATTTGTGCTAAACATTTTACGAACGTGATCGATGAGCGCGGTTTAGCCGTTGACCCCGAAACAGGTAAAGTTATCCCCGCACGCGGTAAAGTTGAACGCACTCACACAACAGTTTATTCTGGTAGAACTGCAAAAGAGCTTTGCGTCAAAATTTTAGAGCAAACTCAGCCTTGTCCAGTGACTCGGTTAGACCATGCAGCTTATCTTGGTCGCGAGTTTGTTCGGGCTGAGAATGCTTTAGTATCTGGGCAAGAATATATTCAGGATTAG